The following proteins are co-located in the Streptomyces sp. NBC_01198 genome:
- a CDS encoding Asp23/Gls24 family envelope stress response protein, with translation MANTENPSRSVSSRRSDVGGKTTIADSVVAVIAGVAVREVDGVHTMGGGASRAMGAVRDTVSRSTDFTRGVKVEVGEKQAAVDLDVVVLYGTEIADAATQIRSHVANAVERMTGLEIVEINVNVRDVYIPGEENDDEEESRVR, from the coding sequence ATGGCGAACACCGAGAACCCGTCCAGGTCCGTCTCCAGCCGCCGCAGCGACGTCGGCGGCAAGACCACCATCGCCGACTCCGTCGTGGCGGTCATCGCCGGAGTCGCCGTCCGCGAGGTCGACGGGGTCCACACCATGGGCGGCGGTGCCTCCCGGGCGATGGGCGCGGTACGCGACACGGTCTCGCGCTCCACGGACTTCACCCGCGGGGTGAAGGTCGAGGTCGGCGAGAAGCAGGCCGCCGTCGACCTGGACGTCGTGGTCCTCTACGGCACCGAGATCGCCGACGCCGCCACCCAGATCCGCTCGCACGTCGCGAACGCGGTGGAGCGCATGACCGGCCTTGAGATCGTGGAGATCAACGTCAACGTCCGCGACGTCTACATCCCGGGCGAGGAGAACGACGACGAGGAAGAGTCCCGGGTCCGCTGA
- a CDS encoding type III PLP-dependent enzyme produces the protein MTGPDPRVRDLALALPSAELPAYIYDLTALAAHAAAVRAALPPQVDLYYAAKANPEPRILAALAPHTDGFEVSSGGELAHVVAAVPEHPLAFGGPGKTPAEIAAALERGVGRFHVESVHELRTLAHLAAHRGGGQDRPARVLLRFNLTVPRGLLAAGALAMGGRPSPFGLDPREADTAMRMLTDGSCPQLEFTGVHAHLASGLGAPELAAVAEAVTDWAAALAHRHGVTLHEVNVGGGMHVDYADPAARFDWAGYGAVLARVARARPGLRLRVEPGRALTAYCGWYATDVLDVKRSHGEEFAVVRGGTHHLRTPAARGHDQPCTVLPVAGWPHPWLRPAGGPGPVTLAGQLCTPKDVLARAVPAAGLRAGDRVVFAMAGAYAWNISHHDFLMHPHPSVHMVGGPGRPEPHAAPATGGA, from the coding sequence GTGACCGGCCCCGACCCGCGCGTACGGGACCTCGCCCTGGCCCTGCCGTCCGCCGAGCTGCCCGCCTACATCTACGACCTCACCGCGCTGGCCGCCCACGCGGCAGCCGTCCGCGCCGCCCTGCCGCCACAGGTGGACCTGTACTACGCCGCCAAGGCCAACCCGGAGCCGCGCATCCTGGCCGCCCTCGCCCCGCACACCGACGGCTTCGAGGTCTCCTCGGGCGGTGAGCTCGCACACGTGGTCGCCGCCGTGCCCGAGCATCCGCTGGCCTTCGGCGGCCCCGGCAAGACCCCGGCCGAGATCGCCGCCGCGCTTGAGCGCGGAGTGGGTCGCTTCCATGTCGAGAGCGTCCACGAACTGCGCACCCTCGCCCACCTCGCGGCGCACCGCGGGGGCGGCCAGGACCGCCCGGCCCGGGTGCTGCTGCGCTTCAACCTGACCGTCCCGCGCGGCCTGCTGGCCGCCGGCGCGCTGGCGATGGGGGGCCGTCCCTCACCCTTCGGGCTCGACCCGCGCGAGGCCGACACCGCGATGCGGATGCTCACCGACGGGTCCTGCCCGCAGCTGGAGTTCACCGGCGTGCACGCCCACCTCGCCAGCGGCCTGGGCGCACCGGAGCTGGCCGCCGTCGCCGAGGCGGTGACGGACTGGGCGGCGGCGCTCGCGCACCGGCACGGCGTCACCCTGCACGAGGTCAACGTCGGCGGCGGCATGCACGTCGACTACGCAGACCCGGCGGCCCGCTTCGACTGGGCCGGATACGGCGCCGTCCTGGCCCGCGTCGCCCGCGCCCGCCCCGGGCTGCGGCTGCGTGTCGAACCGGGACGCGCGCTGACCGCGTACTGCGGCTGGTACGCCACCGACGTGCTCGACGTGAAGCGCAGCCACGGCGAGGAATTCGCCGTCGTCCGCGGCGGCACCCACCATCTGCGCACCCCCGCGGCCCGCGGCCACGACCAGCCCTGCACGGTGCTGCCGGTGGCGGGCTGGCCACACCCCTGGCTCCGTCCGGCGGGCGGACCGGGGCCCGTGACGCTCGCCGGACAGCTCTGCACGCCGAAAGACGTCCTGGCCCGCGCGGTCCCGGCCGCCGGACTCCGCGCCGGGGACCGCGTGGTCTTCGCCATGGCCGGCGCCTACGCCTGGAACATCTCCCACCACGATTTCCTGATGCACCCGCACCCGTCCGTGCACATGGTCGGCGGCCCGGGCCGCCCTGAGCCACACGCCGCACCGGCCACCGGCGGGGCGTGA
- a CDS encoding MerR family transcriptional regulator, producing the protein MDTKDLLPMGQFAQATGLSVTTLRHYDTTGVLPPDAIDSATGYRYYTRSQVGRAQLIRALRQLDVPVEQIRSLLDRHAGGADIVADLDARVRAADRRVRDQQIILRGLTAALTEGMGMSPEITLSRRGAVQALACRASLDAAGLDAFARAAYRTLEAARARSPCPHRRSSATTPR; encoded by the coding sequence GTGGACACCAAGGACCTTCTGCCGATGGGGCAGTTCGCCCAGGCCACCGGCCTGTCGGTGACGACCCTGCGGCACTACGACACCACCGGCGTGCTGCCACCCGACGCCATCGACTCCGCCACCGGTTACCGCTACTACACCCGTTCGCAGGTAGGCCGGGCCCAGCTGATCCGCGCCCTGCGCCAACTCGACGTCCCCGTCGAGCAGATCCGCAGCCTGCTCGACCGCCACGCCGGGGGAGCCGACATCGTCGCCGACCTCGACGCCCGCGTCCGCGCCGCCGACCGGCGGGTCCGCGACCAGCAGATCATCCTGCGCGGCCTGACCGCCGCCCTGACCGAAGGAATGGGCATGAGCCCTGAGATCACCCTGAGCCGGCGCGGCGCGGTGCAGGCTCTGGCCTGCCGAGCCTCGCTGGACGCCGCCGGCCTCGACGCCTTCGCGCGTGCCGCCTACCGGACCCTCGAGGCGGCAAGGGCCCGCTCACCCTGCCCGCACCGGCGTTCATCCGCTACCACGCCCCGATGA
- a CDS encoding IucA/IucC family protein: MTWSSVPPSATPRELPSADDAVAHTLLNCLLREVSGPEQSAALAHHHLVLRLPHDGTLLRVAVRRTSLLGAHRFTGPAGQYAGGRWSPIGWRRLAEHIRAELAARTGLANDEFVSQVAASHRGVTAGLAQPRPDRGSDPHAFYLASERSLVLGHRFHPAPKARDAGPAAWQDHAPEAAAAFPVRLLAVRDELVVEEYAAPGATAPLDRLGRAPDGYRLLPVHPWQYDLLRERPALVAALRRGDVRDLGAGGTRFAATASVRTLYDGETFLKFSLNVRITNCLRKNARYELSGAVALTRLLGPVAADLAARFPGSAVLREPAYRSLALPDAGGAPDVDLLEGFGVIVREGLAGRTGPDTTALLAAAVADEYPTGPAHISRLLPAGAGPVAVLGWWQAYLDLLVPPVLAAYLDHGVVLEPHLQNVLVCVGDDGLPRQVLFRDLEGTKLLPGHHRAALAALPEHVAGPLTYDAEQGWTRLVYCLLVNNIGEMLAALADLCPGAEPTLWSAVRRTLTAYGARHGRHPRLDALLAGEPLPAKANLLTRWERAADRQASYVRLPSPLAPGRTRGGTVHQVVPPPGAPATCPGAHDLPSGAAR, translated from the coding sequence ATGACCTGGTCCTCCGTCCCACCCTCCGCCACCCCCCGCGAACTGCCCTCGGCCGACGACGCGGTGGCCCACACCCTCCTCAACTGCCTGCTGCGGGAGGTCTCCGGGCCGGAGCAGTCGGCAGCGCTGGCCCACCACCACCTGGTGCTGCGGCTGCCCCACGACGGGACCCTGCTGCGGGTGGCGGTCCGGCGCACCTCGCTGCTCGGCGCCCACCGCTTCACCGGCCCGGCCGGTCAGTACGCCGGCGGCCGGTGGTCGCCGATCGGCTGGCGGCGGCTCGCGGAGCACATCCGGGCCGAACTCGCCGCCCGCACGGGCCTGGCCAACGACGAGTTCGTCTCCCAGGTCGCCGCCAGCCACCGGGGCGTCACCGCCGGGCTCGCCCAGCCGCGGCCGGATCGCGGCAGCGACCCGCACGCCTTCTACCTGGCCTCCGAGCGGTCCCTGGTCCTCGGGCACCGCTTCCACCCCGCCCCCAAGGCCCGCGACGCCGGCCCCGCCGCCTGGCAGGACCACGCGCCGGAGGCGGCCGCCGCCTTCCCCGTGCGGCTGCTCGCCGTCCGGGACGAACTGGTCGTCGAGGAGTACGCCGCGCCCGGGGCGACCGCGCCGCTGGACCGCCTCGGCCGGGCGCCCGACGGATACCGCCTGCTGCCCGTGCACCCCTGGCAGTACGACCTGCTGCGGGAGCGCCCCGCGCTGGTGGCCGCCCTGCGCCGCGGGGACGTTCGGGACCTCGGCGCCGGCGGCACCCGCTTCGCGGCCACCGCCTCGGTGCGCACGCTCTATGACGGCGAGACGTTCCTGAAGTTCAGCCTGAACGTGCGGATCACCAACTGCCTGCGCAAGAACGCCCGCTACGAACTGTCCGGCGCCGTCGCCCTGACCCGGCTGCTCGGCCCGGTGGCCGCCGACCTCGCCGCGCGCTTCCCCGGCAGCGCGGTCCTGCGCGAGCCCGCCTACCGCAGCCTGGCGCTGCCGGACGCCGGCGGCGCGCCGGACGTCGACCTGCTCGAAGGCTTCGGGGTGATCGTCAGGGAGGGCCTGGCCGGCCGGACCGGGCCCGACACCACCGCGCTGCTGGCCGCGGCCGTCGCCGACGAATACCCCACAGGGCCCGCGCACATCTCCCGCCTGCTGCCCGCCGGCGCCGGGCCGGTGGCGGTGCTTGGCTGGTGGCAGGCCTATCTCGACCTGCTCGTGCCTCCGGTGCTGGCCGCCTACCTCGACCACGGGGTCGTGCTCGAACCCCATCTGCAGAACGTCCTGGTCTGCGTCGGCGACGACGGCCTCCCGCGCCAGGTCCTCTTCCGCGACCTGGAGGGCACCAAGCTGCTCCCCGGACACCACCGGGCCGCGCTGGCCGCCCTGCCCGAGCACGTGGCCGGGCCGCTCACCTACGACGCCGAGCAGGGCTGGACCCGGCTCGTCTACTGCCTGCTGGTCAACAACATCGGCGAGATGCTCGCGGCGCTCGCCGACCTGTGCCCGGGCGCCGAGCCGACGCTGTGGTCCGCCGTGCGCCGCACCCTGACCGCGTACGGTGCCCGGCACGGCCGCCATCCCCGGCTCGACGCGCTGCTCGCGGGCGAGCCGCTGCCCGCCAAGGCCAACCTCCTCACCCGCTGGGAGCGGGCCGCGGACCGGCAGGCGTCCTACGTGCGGCTGCCGTCACCGCTGGCGCCCGGCCGCACCCGCGGCGGAACCGTGCACCAGGTGGTACCGCCGCCGGGCGCCCCCGCCACCTGCCCAGGGGCCCACGACCTGCCGAGCGGCGCCGCACGGTGA